The Congregibacter litoralis KT71 genome contains a region encoding:
- a CDS encoding efflux RND transporter permease subunit, with the protein MFDRIMATTLRGSLPAALFLLGLFAGVMALTFTPREEEPQIVVPMIDVLVSAPGLSARQTERQVTIPLEKLLAQIPGVEHLYSSTDAGKTAVTLRFFVGEDREDSLLNSYNKLYANQDQIPAVVTEWLLKPVEVDDVPILVLGLWSEDEALYSDFELRRMADEISTAIQAIPQTSEVNVIGGRLRTLRILLDPESLAARHTTAADIVSALQISNVLQQAGTWTIGNTAIALEAGDVLRAPSELAQMVVNVIDGAPVYLQDVATIIDGPAEPDSYTWLDFSGLDSDNNQYPMVAISVAKQRGANAVTLANDTLDLIEELREDLLPREVDVAVLRDYGETADAKVNNLASSLGFAIVTVVVFIALFLGWRPALIVGLAVPVCYGITLALDMLMGYTINRVTLFALILSLGLLVDDPITGVDNIARYMKRQQMSLTERVVAAMHEIRTPLILSTLTIVLAFLPLAAITGMMGPYMAPMAFNVPVSVISSTLVAFLVTPWLASWLLKEPVNEPSGAPDKVTAYARLVSPFLDTRAHAHRLLWVVGFLFVFAALLPALRWVPLKLLPFDSKNEVQVLIDMPESASLERTAAHTRRVADEVLRLPEVDLVAAFIGEPSPIDFNGMVRRYYQRRGPHLAELRLVLKEKLDRKHQSHAVVLRLRELLGPLQTAGVNIKVVEVPPGPPVLSTLVGEIYGESLTPYASQQEAATVLMERLSREAHVVEIDASLEGPQARLRFTTDQKKAALSGVSTSDIAQTLTMANDGYVAGYLQQPQELKPLPIELRLAQEQRASRVDLERLQVRGRAGVVKTQSPQGLDLAPQPLVAMGELGEFVSGHADTPIFRKNLRPVVYVTAELNGRTPGAVIADLVADYQEPRSAAVRPWQSRTFFTNGGGDGWALPEGTSVVWAGEGELQITLDVFRDMGLGYLFALLAIFVVLRIQTSSTALSLIIMLAIPLTIIGIMPGFWLMNHLGERVIAGAPEPVLFTATAMIGMIALAGIVVRNSLILVEFITQARNEGMPIREALLQAGSVRMRPVLLTAGTTMLGNLVITLDPVFNGLALAIIFGIVASTLFTLIVVPVVYLLVFEGTETAVTADPREDSP; encoded by the coding sequence GTGTTTGATCGCATCATGGCCACAACGCTTCGTGGCTCTCTTCCGGCAGCCCTGTTTTTGCTCGGCCTGTTCGCGGGGGTCATGGCGCTGACGTTCACCCCCCGGGAAGAAGAACCGCAGATTGTGGTCCCCATGATAGATGTGCTCGTGTCTGCGCCGGGGCTCTCGGCACGACAGACCGAGCGTCAAGTCACCATTCCCCTTGAGAAGCTGCTGGCGCAGATACCGGGAGTCGAACATCTATACTCCAGCACGGATGCGGGGAAGACTGCCGTTACTCTACGCTTTTTTGTCGGCGAGGATCGTGAAGACTCCCTCCTCAATAGCTACAACAAGCTCTACGCAAACCAGGACCAGATACCAGCCGTTGTTACCGAGTGGCTGCTCAAGCCTGTGGAGGTGGACGATGTCCCAATCCTGGTGCTGGGACTGTGGAGCGAGGACGAAGCGCTGTACAGCGATTTTGAACTGCGGCGGATGGCAGACGAAATCTCTACCGCTATTCAGGCTATTCCCCAGACCAGCGAAGTCAACGTCATCGGTGGGAGACTCCGCACCCTCCGAATTTTACTGGACCCCGAAAGCCTGGCAGCGCGCCATACGACAGCTGCCGATATCGTGTCTGCCCTGCAGATTTCCAACGTACTGCAGCAAGCAGGCACCTGGACCATAGGTAACACGGCGATTGCGCTGGAAGCCGGCGATGTGCTGAGAGCGCCCTCGGAACTGGCACAAATGGTTGTGAACGTCATCGATGGCGCCCCTGTCTATCTGCAGGATGTAGCCACCATCATCGATGGCCCGGCTGAACCGGACAGCTATACCTGGTTGGATTTCTCCGGCCTCGACAGTGATAACAATCAATACCCCATGGTCGCCATCTCCGTCGCCAAGCAACGGGGCGCAAACGCGGTGACCCTGGCAAACGACACCCTCGATCTCATCGAGGAGCTTCGTGAAGACCTCTTACCTCGGGAGGTCGATGTCGCAGTTCTCCGTGATTATGGGGAAACCGCGGACGCCAAGGTGAACAATCTGGCAAGCTCCCTTGGCTTTGCAATTGTCACCGTTGTGGTCTTTATTGCCCTGTTCCTGGGATGGCGGCCGGCTTTAATTGTTGGCCTGGCGGTACCTGTTTGCTACGGCATCACATTAGCCCTTGATATGCTGATGGGCTACACCATCAATCGCGTCACCCTGTTCGCGCTGATTCTGTCTCTGGGACTGCTTGTCGACGACCCGATAACCGGGGTAGACAATATCGCGCGCTATATGAAACGTCAGCAGATGTCTCTGACAGAGCGCGTGGTGGCGGCCATGCATGAAATTCGCACTCCCCTGATCCTGTCGACGCTGACCATCGTTCTCGCCTTTCTGCCCCTGGCAGCGATTACCGGGATGATGGGGCCTTACATGGCACCTATGGCGTTTAACGTGCCCGTCAGTGTGATCAGCTCCACACTGGTTGCCTTTCTGGTGACTCCATGGCTGGCCAGCTGGCTCCTTAAGGAGCCCGTCAATGAACCCTCCGGTGCCCCTGATAAAGTCACAGCTTACGCCCGCCTGGTCAGCCCCTTTTTAGATACCCGTGCGCATGCCCATCGCCTGCTGTGGGTTGTGGGTTTTCTGTTTGTTTTTGCCGCTCTCCTGCCGGCCTTGAGATGGGTGCCCCTGAAGCTCCTTCCCTTCGACAGCAAAAATGAGGTGCAGGTCCTCATAGACATGCCGGAGTCCGCAAGCCTCGAGCGAACGGCCGCTCATACACGGCGAGTGGCCGATGAAGTCCTGCGTCTACCCGAAGTTGATTTGGTGGCTGCATTCATCGGCGAACCCTCTCCCATAGACTTCAACGGCATGGTCCGCCGCTACTATCAGCGCAGGGGCCCTCATCTGGCGGAGTTGAGACTGGTCCTCAAAGAAAAACTAGATCGCAAGCACCAATCTCACGCGGTTGTCCTGCGCCTTCGCGAGCTGCTGGGCCCGCTGCAGACCGCAGGTGTCAACATCAAAGTCGTAGAGGTCCCCCCCGGACCGCCGGTGCTGAGTACGCTGGTAGGCGAAATCTACGGTGAATCCCTGACCCCCTATGCCAGCCAGCAGGAAGCCGCTACGGTACTGATGGAGCGACTGTCCCGTGAAGCCCATGTCGTGGAGATTGATGCGTCCCTGGAAGGTCCCCAGGCGCGTCTCCGTTTTACTACGGATCAGAAAAAAGCGGCATTGTCCGGTGTATCCACCAGCGACATCGCCCAGACGCTCACCATGGCCAACGACGGTTATGTTGCGGGATATTTACAACAGCCCCAGGAACTCAAACCTCTTCCCATCGAATTACGCCTCGCACAGGAACAGCGCGCCTCACGGGTGGACCTGGAGCGCTTGCAGGTTCGGGGTCGTGCCGGCGTAGTAAAAACCCAGTCACCCCAGGGCCTCGATCTGGCACCGCAACCCCTGGTAGCCATGGGGGAATTAGGTGAATTTGTTAGCGGACACGCCGACACGCCTATTTTTCGCAAGAATCTTCGCCCGGTGGTATACGTTACCGCAGAACTCAACGGTCGCACGCCGGGAGCCGTCATCGCAGATCTGGTTGCGGATTATCAGGAGCCCCGGAGTGCTGCGGTGCGCCCCTGGCAGAGTCGCACATTTTTTACCAACGGCGGAGGTGACGGCTGGGCACTACCCGAGGGGACATCGGTAGTCTGGGCTGGTGAGGGCGAGCTGCAGATCACCCTGGACGTATTCCGGGACATGGGACTGGGTTATCTATTTGCCCTCCTCGCTATTTTTGTGGTGCTACGCATCCAGACATCGTCTACCGCACTGTCCCTCATCATAATGCTCGCCATTCCCCTCACCATCATTGGGATCATGCCCGGCTTCTGGCTAATGAATCACCTGGGCGAACGCGTCATAGCCGGAGCGCCGGAGCCGGTGCTGTTCACCGCCACCGCCATGATCGGCATGATCGCTCTGGCGGGCATTGTTGTTCGTAACTCTCTGATACTCGTTGAGTTCATCACTCAGGCTCGCAACGAGGGCATGCCTATTCGGGAAGCACTGTTACAGGCGGGATCTGTACGCATGCGCCCGGTATTACTCACTGCCGGTACAACAATGCTGGGCAACCTGGTGATCACCCTGGACCCCGTTTTCAATGGTCTGGCTCTAGCGATCATCTTCGGTATTGTGGCTTCCACGCTGTTCACGCTCATCGTGGTTCCGGTGGTTTACCTGCTTGTATTCGAAGGAACAGAGACCGCAGTCACAGCGGATCCTAGGGAGGACTCTCCATGA
- a CDS encoding efflux RND transporter periplasmic adaptor subunit codes for MNAKRTILFSLGALAGLLLLIGLMAGIFRDRTEPGVLAQSPIDDGDSYTVALRDVPAVESIAASVEARETTIIASRLLARVEQITMRAGDYAQAGQLLVTLENEDLEAQVAQTSEAMKSVEARLIEARQNRDRAVELHERKLIADADLDAANANAAALTAELAAAKQSLEIAKTSLSFAEIRSPIAGRIVDRFVEPGDTVSPGQSILSLYNPVSLRIEAWVRESLALSLKEGQEVAVEIPALNSRLTARIEELVPAADPGSRAFKIKATLPAAPGLLPGMYARMLVAGSPQHVVVVPLDRIAEVGQLNIAWVNSDAGPARRFLRLGERVDDEHIIVTAGLAPGDELLMPPG; via the coding sequence ATGAACGCTAAGCGCACAATCCTGTTTTCCCTGGGGGCATTGGCCGGGCTATTGTTACTCATTGGCCTGATGGCTGGTATTTTCCGGGATCGCACAGAGCCGGGAGTGCTTGCACAGAGTCCCATTGATGACGGGGATAGCTACACCGTAGCGCTCAGGGACGTGCCGGCTGTTGAGAGTATCGCCGCATCTGTAGAAGCTCGGGAAACGACGATTATCGCCTCGCGCCTGCTGGCCCGGGTAGAACAGATAACCATGCGGGCGGGCGATTATGCACAGGCAGGACAGCTCCTCGTTACCCTGGAAAACGAGGATCTTGAGGCACAGGTCGCTCAGACAAGCGAGGCCATGAAGTCCGTAGAGGCACGACTTATCGAGGCGCGACAAAACCGGGATCGAGCGGTAGAGCTCCATGAACGCAAACTCATCGCGGATGCTGACCTTGACGCCGCGAACGCGAATGCCGCCGCTCTCACTGCGGAGCTCGCCGCAGCAAAACAAAGCCTCGAAATCGCAAAAACCTCGCTGTCCTTTGCTGAAATCCGCTCTCCCATTGCCGGACGGATTGTCGATCGATTTGTGGAACCCGGTGATACGGTGTCGCCGGGGCAGAGCATTCTCTCTCTATACAACCCTGTTTCCCTGCGCATAGAAGCCTGGGTACGCGAGTCCCTCGCCCTGAGCCTGAAAGAAGGACAGGAGGTGGCCGTAGAAATACCCGCGCTCAACAGTCGGCTTACGGCACGTATCGAAGAACTCGTTCCCGCCGCTGACCCGGGCTCCCGGGCGTTCAAAATCAAGGCCACTCTGCCCGCTGCACCGGGGCTATTGCCTGGTATGTATGCGCGAATGCTCGTAGCAGGAAGCCCACAGCACGTGGTGGTGGTACCCCTGGATCGCATCGCTGAAGTTGGTCAGCTCAACATCGCCTGGGTGAACAGTGATGCGGGGCCTGCACGGCGATTCCTGCGTTTGGGGGAGCGGGTAGATGATGAGCACATCATTGTTACCGCCGGACTCGCCCCTGGTGATGAGTTACTGATGCCACCTGGCTGA
- a CDS encoding NAD(P)/FAD-dependent oxidoreductase, which produces MAHIVVLGGGIGGMTAAYEFKDMLGRGHDITVINERDYFQFVPSNPWLCVGWRDRETITFDIRPYLERKDINFIAKRCERIEPDENYLMLDGEERVDYDYLMIATGPRLAFEEVEGAGPEGGHTQSVCTVSHAEKAYENYQQVLEDPGHVIVGAMPFASCFGPAYETAFVIDADLRKRKMRDKVPMTYVTSEPYIGHLGLGGVGDSKSVLESELRQHHINWICNAKVTKCEAGKMYIDEYNEDGELKKQHELEHKFSMMLPSFKGVDCVANVEGLCNPRGFVNIDEFQRNPKWQNIYSAGVCVAIPPIEVTPVPTGAPKTGYMIESMVTAIVHNVANDIAGKPPETRATWNALCLADMGDTGAAFVALPQMPPRNVAWIKKGKWVHLAKIAYEKYFMSKMKSGNSEPIYEKYILKLLGIGKLKE; this is translated from the coding sequence ATGGCTCACATCGTTGTACTTGGCGGGGGTATCGGCGGCATGACCGCTGCCTATGAATTCAAAGACATGCTCGGTAGAGGTCACGACATCACCGTTATCAATGAGCGGGATTATTTTCAGTTTGTACCCTCAAATCCCTGGCTCTGCGTTGGCTGGCGCGACCGGGAAACCATCACCTTCGATATCCGCCCCTATCTAGAACGCAAAGATATCAACTTCATTGCCAAGCGCTGCGAGCGCATTGAGCCTGACGAAAACTATCTCATGCTTGATGGTGAGGAACGCGTTGATTACGACTACCTCATGATTGCCACCGGGCCGCGTCTGGCCTTTGAGGAAGTGGAGGGCGCAGGCCCCGAGGGTGGCCATACGCAATCCGTATGCACGGTAAGTCACGCCGAAAAAGCCTACGAAAACTATCAGCAGGTTCTGGAAGACCCTGGTCATGTCATTGTTGGCGCCATGCCCTTTGCCTCGTGCTTTGGCCCGGCCTACGAAACCGCATTCGTTATTGATGCCGACCTACGCAAACGCAAGATGCGCGACAAGGTCCCCATGACCTATGTCACTTCGGAGCCCTACATCGGTCACCTGGGCCTGGGGGGCGTGGGTGACTCCAAGTCGGTCCTCGAGTCCGAACTGCGTCAGCATCACATCAACTGGATTTGTAACGCCAAGGTCACCAAATGTGAAGCGGGCAAAATGTATATTGACGAATACAACGAGGATGGAGAGCTTAAAAAGCAGCACGAGCTGGAGCACAAGTTTTCTATGATGCTGCCGTCTTTTAAGGGGGTAGATTGTGTCGCCAATGTGGAGGGACTGTGCAACCCCCGCGGCTTCGTGAATATCGATGAGTTTCAACGCAACCCCAAGTGGCAGAATATTTATTCTGCCGGTGTATGTGTGGCAATTCCCCCCATCGAAGTCACACCTGTGCCTACGGGCGCGCCCAAGACCGGTTACATGATTGAATCCATGGTGACGGCGATTGTGCACAACGTTGCCAATGACATTGCGGGCAAACCACCAGAGACCCGGGCAACCTGGAATGCCCTGTGCCTTGCGGACATGGGGGATACCGGAGCGGCTTTTGTGGCGCTTCCGCAAATGCCACCTAGAAACGTTGCCTGGATCAAAAAAGGGAAATGGGTGCACCTGGCGAAGATCGCCTACGAAAAATACTTTATGTCAAAAATGAAGTCGGGAAACTCAGAGCCGATCTACGAAAAGTACATTTTGAAGCTCCTGGGAATCGGCAAACTCAAGGAGTAG
- a CDS encoding MBL fold metallo-hydrolase, whose protein sequence is MTNPTRRSMLKAGIASAVALATLPVTLRGTNAAALSKPVVAESSFARIVEVGDGVFAVVSTPLDSAGNFATPQTLCNGGLVVGDERILSVDGYYQPEGAAWVNEQAKKLFGRPVSDVICTHLHLDHTGGLAGFQDGATGPEIYMTARTWAMMVDQYSSGTAVDGTSFLAPPARLVGPTRVIDDESQSHTLDLGGRSVTILPLGGHTPSDLAILVDDLPITFGGDLAWWGLFPNYVDAVPSKLAGSVETLMSGGSRLMVTGHGGLVSTDDMAPYAELIASIDSAALQARERGWSPEKAGEVYKMPASTADWGFFNPRYPERAVAAWYREWGMATP, encoded by the coding sequence ATGACTAATCCGACGAGACGATCAATGCTCAAAGCCGGCATCGCGTCTGCAGTGGCATTGGCGACACTACCTGTAACGCTTCGCGGGACAAACGCTGCTGCCCTCAGCAAGCCGGTCGTTGCGGAAAGCTCCTTCGCACGCATCGTCGAGGTGGGTGACGGCGTCTTTGCCGTGGTCTCCACACCGCTGGACAGCGCAGGGAACTTTGCAACGCCACAAACCCTCTGCAACGGCGGGCTCGTCGTCGGGGATGAGCGTATTCTATCCGTCGACGGCTACTATCAGCCCGAGGGCGCGGCCTGGGTGAATGAGCAGGCAAAAAAGCTCTTCGGTCGGCCCGTGAGCGATGTGATTTGCACCCATCTCCATCTCGATCACACGGGCGGACTGGCAGGCTTTCAGGACGGTGCCACAGGTCCCGAGATCTATATGACGGCGCGCACCTGGGCCATGATGGTGGATCAGTACAGCAGCGGGACAGCTGTGGATGGCACATCCTTTCTGGCGCCCCCTGCACGCCTCGTGGGACCTACCCGGGTCATCGATGATGAATCGCAGTCACACACCCTGGATCTCGGTGGTCGCAGCGTCACTATTCTGCCCCTGGGGGGGCATACGCCGTCCGATCTTGCCATTCTTGTGGATGATCTGCCGATTACTTTTGGCGGTGACCTGGCCTGGTGGGGGCTGTTTCCCAATTACGTCGACGCGGTGCCCTCGAAGCTGGCGGGCTCCGTGGAGACTCTCATGTCCGGCGGATCCCGTCTCATGGTGACGGGCCACGGAGGTTTGGTTTCGACGGACGATATGGCGCCCTATGCGGAGCTAATCGCCAGCATTGATAGCGCCGCACTCCAGGCAAGGGAGCGGGGTTGGTCCCCCGAGAAAGCCGGGGAGGTCTACAAAATGCCCGCGTCGACAGCCGACTGGGGGTTTTTTAATCCCCGTTACCCCGAACGTGCGGTTGCCGCCTGGTATCGCGAATGGGGGATGGCTACTCCTTGA
- a CDS encoding thermostable hemolysin, with the protein MNNFVFSMVDAASEDYAASVEFALAAYGSSPLQSIRQAFPSYACMYRHAKLAAVCGVRGANRGLFLEQFMEERADDYIARHEGSPVARSAIAELGAFYARSPALVPMFATQIEKMLGGQGYSHALVLSPSAAGTLADWCKERATMAVASDHRPGDPQEPKTLKVSVIALDA; encoded by the coding sequence ATGAACAACTTTGTTTTCTCCATGGTGGACGCTGCCAGCGAGGACTACGCCGCATCGGTGGAGTTTGCATTGGCGGCCTATGGATCCTCGCCCCTGCAGTCTATCCGCCAGGCCTTCCCGTCCTATGCCTGCATGTACCGCCATGCAAAGCTCGCGGCGGTTTGCGGTGTACGCGGGGCAAATAGAGGTCTGTTCCTTGAGCAATTTATGGAAGAGCGTGCCGATGACTATATCGCACGGCATGAGGGGTCTCCCGTAGCGCGGAGCGCCATCGCTGAGTTGGGGGCGTTTTACGCCCGATCTCCCGCGCTGGTTCCAATGTTCGCTACACAAATCGAAAAAATGCTTGGAGGCCAGGGCTACAGTCACGCACTGGTTTTGTCGCCCAGCGCTGCGGGCACCCTGGCAGATTGGTGCAAAGAGCGTGCAACCATGGCAGTTGCGTCTGATCATCGGCCAGGAGATCCGCAGGAGCCCAAGACCCTGAAGGTGTCGGTGATAGCGCTTGATGCATAA
- a CDS encoding lytic murein transglycosylase, which yields MSVMRVSIGFCSLLLLTLCPTASAAVDQQAFDSCIADLGDRARQAGVETSLVAAVLPEIAPLERVIELDRKQPEFVQTFGAYVDTRVTESRVERGRALLAKHQPFLQTLLERYGVPPRYLIAFWGLETNFGSYLGNIPTLNALATLACDPRRSDFFAGEFVNALELMEREALPLDTLRGSWAGALGHTQFMPSSYLRYAVDGDDDGRINLWESERDALASGANFLRSLGWTPELRWGRQVVLPENFPYELASLSGERSLRAWAPLGVRQLDGATVPALDLEAALLLPAGHLGPAFLVYENFRVVMRWNQSLSYALSVGLLADRLAGAPPLALGDAASAPLRRADVENAQRALNSLGHEAGEPDGVLGKRTRAALRAFQLEQKLPADGYPDRRTLETLTAITLP from the coding sequence ATGAGTGTAATGCGGGTAAGCATCGGCTTTTGTAGCCTGCTTCTACTGACGCTGTGCCCGACCGCGTCGGCAGCCGTTGATCAACAGGCCTTCGACAGCTGCATCGCGGATCTTGGGGATCGCGCCCGGCAGGCCGGTGTTGAAACATCGCTGGTAGCGGCGGTGCTCCCGGAAATTGCGCCTCTGGAGCGAGTCATCGAACTCGACAGGAAGCAGCCGGAGTTTGTGCAAACCTTTGGCGCCTACGTGGACACGCGTGTCACGGAAAGCCGGGTGGAGCGCGGTCGTGCACTTCTTGCCAAACACCAGCCTTTTCTCCAGACCTTATTGGAGCGCTACGGCGTACCACCCCGCTACCTCATCGCTTTCTGGGGGCTTGAAACAAACTTTGGAAGCTACCTGGGGAATATTCCCACGCTGAATGCCCTGGCCACGCTGGCCTGCGACCCCCGGCGCAGCGATTTTTTTGCCGGGGAATTCGTGAATGCCCTTGAGCTCATGGAGCGCGAGGCCCTGCCGCTGGACACGCTTCGCGGCTCCTGGGCCGGGGCGCTGGGCCACACGCAGTTTATGCCCTCGTCCTATCTGCGCTACGCCGTTGATGGCGACGACGACGGACGTATCAATCTCTGGGAGAGTGAGCGTGATGCCCTGGCCTCCGGCGCCAACTTCCTGCGCAGCCTTGGCTGGACTCCCGAACTCCGCTGGGGTCGACAGGTAGTTCTTCCAGAAAATTTTCCCTACGAACTTGCTTCCCTGAGTGGTGAGCGCAGCCTGCGCGCCTGGGCGCCTCTGGGCGTTCGACAGCTTGACGGCGCGACGGTGCCCGCCCTGGATCTTGAGGCCGCGCTGCTCCTCCCTGCCGGCCACCTCGGTCCCGCTTTTCTGGTTTATGAGAATTTTCGCGTGGTGATGAGATGGAATCAGTCCCTGTCCTACGCCCTCTCCGTGGGCCTCCTCGCTGACCGTCTGGCGGGCGCTCCTCCCCTCGCCCTGGGCGACGCTGCGTCGGCGCCTTTGCGCAGGGCGGACGTTGAGAATGCACAGCGGGCACTGAATAGCCTGGGTCACGAAGCAGGAGAACCCGATGGTGTCCTGGGCAAGCGCACGCGGGCGGCTCTGCGCGCCTTCCAGCTCGAGCAAAAGCTACCTGCGGACGGCTATCCTGATCGTCGAACCCTGGAGACTCTTACCGCAATCACGTTACCCTGA